From the genome of Halomonas sp. MCCC 1A13316, one region includes:
- a CDS encoding endonuclease dU, producing MATTGRQRTFSHIVGFDDCPFPRGHRGDVAIVGTVFSGLRLEGVLSGKVRRDGVNSTRELIRLVGSSRFAAHLQLVMLQGVALAGFNVVDAVRVHEELGLPVLVVARRAPRRDAMRRALFERIPGGARKWALVERLGEMEPLEGVYVQRVGLSAEEAAATLRATTPHGSVPEPLRLAHLIAGGVTTGESSGRV from the coding sequence ATGGCGACCACCGGGCGGCAGCGCACATTCTCGCATATCGTCGGCTTCGACGATTGTCCGTTCCCGCGCGGGCACCGCGGCGACGTGGCCATTGTCGGCACGGTTTTCTCCGGGCTCCGCCTGGAGGGCGTGCTCTCCGGCAAGGTGCGCCGCGACGGCGTCAACAGTACCCGAGAGTTGATCCGCCTGGTCGGCAGCTCGCGCTTTGCCGCGCACTTGCAGCTCGTCATGCTGCAGGGGGTGGCTCTTGCCGGTTTCAACGTCGTCGACGCAGTGCGCGTGCACGAAGAGCTAGGGCTGCCGGTGCTGGTGGTGGCACGCCGTGCACCACGCCGAGACGCGATGCGCCGGGCGCTGTTCGAGCGCATTCCCGGCGGTGCGCGCAAGTGGGCGCTGGTCGAGCGCCTGGGCGAGATGGAACCACTCGAAGGCGTCTACGTGCAACGCGTTGGGCTCAGTGCAGAGGAGGCGGCCGCGACCCTGCGCGCCACCACGCCCCACGGCAGCGTGCCCGAGCCGCTGCGGTTGGCGCACCTGATCGCCGGCGGCGTGACCACGGGCGAAAGCAGTGGACGTGTGTAG
- a CDS encoding dienelactone hydrolase family protein has protein sequence MTSISRSVVIDADGVALEGDLILPEGATGIVVFAHGSGSSRFSSRNRRVAQHLADQGLATLLFDLLTADENVIDERTRELRFDIPLIGSRMTAAVGWVATADLTRHLSIGLFGASTGAAAALIAAAERPEQVRAVVSRGGRSDLAGRHLAAVKVPTLLLVGGDDEPVIELNEQARERMTEARECELIIVPGATHLFEEPGKLEEVERLATRFFLEHL, from the coding sequence ATGACGTCCATATCCAGGAGTGTCGTGATCGATGCCGACGGTGTCGCGCTGGAAGGGGACCTGATCTTGCCCGAGGGCGCGACCGGCATCGTGGTCTTCGCCCATGGCAGCGGCAGCAGCCGCTTCAGTTCGCGCAACCGCCGGGTAGCACAACACCTGGCCGACCAAGGCCTGGCCACGCTGCTGTTCGACCTGCTGACCGCCGACGAGAACGTGATCGACGAGCGCACCCGGGAGCTGCGCTTCGACATTCCACTGATCGGTTCGCGCATGACCGCGGCGGTGGGCTGGGTGGCCACTGCCGATCTCACCCGGCATCTCTCGATCGGCTTGTTCGGCGCCAGCACCGGGGCAGCCGCTGCGCTGATAGCCGCTGCCGAGCGGCCCGAGCAGGTCCGTGCGGTGGTATCCCGCGGCGGGCGCTCGGACCTGGCCGGTCGGCATCTGGCGGCGGTGAAGGTACCGACCCTGTTGCTGGTCGGTGGCGATGACGAGCCGGTGATCGAACTCAACGAGCAGGCTCGTGAGCGGATGACCGAGGCCAGAGAATGCGAGCTGATCATCGTGCCCGGCGCGACGCACCTGTTCGAGGAGCCGGGCAAGCTCGAGGAAGTGGAGCGGTTGGCGACCCGTTTCTTCCTGGAGCATCTCTAG